From Coccinella septempunctata chromosome 4, icCocSept1.1, whole genome shotgun sequence, a single genomic window includes:
- the LOC123311312 gene encoding glutamyl-tRNA(Gln) amidotransferase subunit A, mitochondrial isoform X2 encodes MKKPRSELEGIPIAIKDNFCTKNVKTTCGSKMLEHFIPPYNATVCQRLFDAGAVLVGKTNLDEFAMGSGTVDSIYGVTKNVWGSSKGSTDFYIAGGSSGGSAVAVATGSCFGAFGSDTGGSTRNPASYCGLVGLKPTYGLISRLGLIPLVNSMDVPGILTRTVDDCVSLLNATAGPDPKDSTCITKPYTKLRIPPADKLSIKNLKIGIPKEYACEYLDNEVLHTWNEIASFLENSGAHVIEVEMPHTELSIVCYSILNQCEVASNMARYDGVQYGFRANEETSTEKLYAKTRSIGFNDVVKHRILTGNYFLLTRNYERYFEKALKLRRLIATDFDNVFEKVQILLTPTTLTTAPLYSEFITKSNSEQCSQQDYCTQPANMAGIPAVSIPIKLSSAGLPISLQLMGRNFSEPTLLALAKFIENEVKFPHIVEKIL; translated from the exons ATGAAAAAGCCAAGATCAGAATTAGAGGGAATTCCTATAGCCATCAAAGACAATTTCTGCACCAAAAATGTGAAAACAACTTGTGGTTCTAAAATGTTGGAACATTTCATACCGCCTTATAATGCAACAGTTTGCCAAAGATTATTTGATGCTGGTGCTGTACTTGTTGGCAAAACTAATTTGGATGAATTTGCTATGGGTTCTGGAACTGTAGATTCAATTTATGgtgtaacaaaaaatgtttggGGTTCTAGCAAAGGCTCAACAGATTTCTACATAGCAGGAGGAAGCAGTGGTGGGAGTGCTGTTGCTGTAGCTACAGGAAGTTGCTTTGG ggcTTTTGGTTCTGACACTGGAGGATCTACAAGAAATCCTGCTTCATATTGTGGATTAGTTGGGTTGAAACCAACTTATGGCCTTATATCTAGACTAGGACTTATTCCATTAGTAAACTCAATGGATGTACCAGGAATTTTAACGAGAACAGTAGATGACTGTGTCTCTCTTCTTAATGCAACTGCTGGTCCTGATCCTAAAGATTCAACTTGTATAACAAAACCTTACACTAAATTAAG AATCCCACCAGCTGATAAACTCTCTATTAAAAACTTGAAAATCGGAATCCCAAAAGAATACGCTTGTGAGTATTTAGACAATGAAGTACTGCATACTTGGAATGAAATTGCTtcatttcttgaaaattctgGCGCGCATGTAATAGAG GTGGAAATGCCTCATACTGAATTAAGTATTGTATGCTATTCTATTTTGAACCAATGTGAAGTTGCCAGCAACATGGCAAGATATGATGGTGTGCAATATGGCTTTCGAGCAAATGAAGAAACCTCTACTGAAAAACTCTATGCTAAGACGAGAAGTATTGGTTTCAATGATGTTGTTAAGCATAGGATATTAACTGGAAATTATTTCCTTTTGACCAG AAATTATGAGAGGTACTTCGAAAAAGCTCTGAAATTGAGGAGATTGATAGCCACAGATTTCGATAATGTTTTTGAAAAGGTTCAAATCTTATTAACTCCAACAACATTGACCACAGCACCGCTTTATAGCGAATTCATAACAAAATCTAACAGTGAACAATGCAGTCAGCAAGATTACTGTACTCAACCGGCTAATATGGCTG GAATTCCTGCTGTTTCTATTCCAATCAAGTTATCTAGTGCAGGACTCCCAATAAGTTTACAACTGATGGGAAGAAATTTCAGTGAACCCACATTATTGGCATTagcaaaattcattgaaaatgaagTAAAATTTCCTCACATTGtggaaaaaatattatga
- the LOC123311314 gene encoding reticulon-4-interacting protein 1 homolog, mitochondrial-like produces MESFTILLKPAQSIMLSNYLRKNCFKNQRALLSLSAKVKKFPDALKMNAWQIHSYEEDLQLSSTRKPFLRSVDSILVKVESVSVNPIDLYMKDGYARNVLNVFRNDEMELPLTLGRDFSGTIVRKGLTVDEKYKIGDKVYGFIPLHKQGSFAEYVIAENGHFRHQPDHLSPAESASMVYASMTAWSALFVTAGLALGCGKDKRILILGASGGVGTMAVQLLKSQGVHVAATCATDAMSLVRSLGADDVFDYTQPDHIEKISTNRYDIILDCAKFGIDRVPNEWKFGQYITLNSPLILNTDEYGLVGGLMKSTSSLLSQNIMKLKDGKRVKWGFFIPSNSGFELIDRLAKNNQLRPVIHKEFSFEQLPTALNEVKKGHLRGKVMINI; encoded by the exons ATGGAATCATTCACAATATTGCTAAAACCTGCACAAAGTATCATGTTGTCCAATTAcctaagaaaaaattgtttcaagaATCAACGGGCATTATTGAGCCTTTCAGCCAAAGTCAAAAAGTTTCCTGATGCCTTGAAAATGAATGCTTGGCAAATACACAGTTATGAAGAAGATTTACAATTATCCTCTACTCGGAAACCATTTCTTCGTTCAGTCGACAGTATTCTAGTGAAAGTGGAGTCTGTATCAGTAAACCCAATTGATTTATACATGAAAG ATGGTTATGCAAGGAATGTCCTGAATGTATTCAGAAATGATGAAATGGAACTGCCCCTAACCTTAGGTAGGGATTTTAGTGGCACCATTGTTCGTAAAGGGTTAACAGTTGATGAAAAATATAAGATAGGAGATAAGGTTTATGGTTTCATACCCTTACACAAGCAGGGTTCTTTTGCAGAATATGTTATTGCTGAAAATGGCCAT TTCCGACATCAACCAGATCATCTCAGTCCTGCAGAAAGTGCTTCAATGGTATATGCATCTATGACAGCATGGTCTGCTTTATTTGTAACAGCCGGCTTAGCACTAGGATGTGGAAAGGACAAGAGGATTTTGATATTAGGTGCTTCTGGGGGAGTTGGTACAATGGCTGTTCAATTATTAAAGTCGCAAGGAGTTCAT GTAGCAGCAACTTGTGCAACAGATGCAATGTCCCTGGTTAGATCGTTAGGAGCAGATGATGTTTTTGACTATACTCAACCAgatcatattgaaaaaatttctacaaatag GTATGACATTATATTGGATTGTGCTAAATTTGGAATAGATAGGGTACCAAATGAATGGAAATTTGGGCAGTATATCACTTTGAATTCACCACTTATATTGAATACAGATGAATATGGTCTAGTAGGTGGTTTGATGAAAAGCACAAGCTCACTTCTGAGCCAGAATATCATGAAACTGAAAGATGGCAAAAGAGTAAAATGGGGCTTCTTTATTCCTAGCAATAGTGGCTTTGAACTAATCGATCGTTTGGCAAAGAATAATCAG TTGAGACCTGTTATACATAAGGAATTCTCTTTTGAACAACTTCCAACTGCATTGAATGAGGTAAAGAAAGGACATCTAAGGGGGAAGGTTAtgataaatatataa
- the LOC123311313 gene encoding GPI mannosyltransferase 2, whose amino-acid sequence MSKLYRKSIIKTALFSRLLVIFLQYIFNHLITDHDAGVFLYPRDNVTESFMDKAVSHFFGGFLRWDAQYFMHIAKYGYTYENTVAFFPLFPLLGNSLAKCLSFIHFLSEDSLILLVFMIVNLLVFVQTALILFDLSRKFHSEKFSYYSAILFCWNPASVFFSSPYTECIFSCLTFWSMLNCIVLYEKYAYFRRRIEPQDLLYLLPIALGTITRSNGVLNLGFYLYILACMFLRIFIQIKGAFLFSIIKKFFLFLSFLMLIFLGMILCLSPFHAFQLFSYNLFCKDFTVNLPIQVETYAKENNFVLLGTYSKHNQSWCNSRLPMAYSYVQKHYWNVGLFSYYEFKQIPNFLLAAPILIIFIVNCRKYIKVNFPKNVIDIFNLDISPPRTHLIFENPHIYVFIIHGLILSIFCILFVHIQVSTRFLCSSSPLLYWFSAYYMMDDDKFCDMTDFKMFSTKKKYILSYYLTYFLVGIALFCNFLPWT is encoded by the coding sequence ATGAGTAAACTCTATAGGAAGAGTATTATAAAAACTGCCTTATTTTCAAGGCTCCTAGTGATATTTTTGCAATATATTTTCAATCACCTGATTACTGATCATGATGCTGGAGTTTTCCTCTATCCAAGGGATAATGTTACAGAGTCCTTTATGGATAAGGCTGTTAGCCATTTTTTTGGGGGTTTCTTGAGATGGGATGCACAGTATTTCATGCATATTGCAAAATATGGCTACACATACGAAAATACTGTTGCCTTTTTCCCACTCTTTCCTCTACTGGGAAATTCGCTTGCCAAATGTTTGAGTTTCATCCACTTCCTTAGCGAGGATTCACTAATATTACTGgtttttatgattgtgaatttATTAGTTTTTGTACAAACAGCACTGATTTTATTCGATCTCAGCAGGAAATTCCATTCGGAGAAATTTTCATATTACTCAGCCATACTTTTTTGTTGGAATCCtgcttctgtttttttttcatctccTTATACGGAGTGTATTTTTAGTTGTTTAACATTCTGGTCAATGCTGAATTGTATAGTACTATATGAGAAGTATGCCTACTTCAGGAGAAGAATTGAACCACAAGATTTGTTATATTTACTTCCTATAGCTTTAGGTACAATAACAAGATCAAATGGTGTACTCAATCTGGGATTCTATCTATATATTTTAGCTTGTATGTTCTTgagaattttcattcaaataaaaggtgcttttttattttcaataatcaaAAAGTTTTTCCTTTTTCTGTCATTCTTGATGTTGATATTTTTGGGGATGATATTATGTTTGTCTCCATTCCATGCTTTCCAATTGTTCAGTTACAATTTGTTTTGTAAGGATTTCACTGTCAATCTACCAATACAGGTTGAAACATATgcaaaagaaaataactttgtACTGCTAGGCACCTACAGTAAACACAATCAGTCCTGGTGCAACAGTCGATTGCCAATGGCTTATTCATATGTTCAAAAACATTATTGGAATGTGGGACTTTTCAGTTATTACGAATTCAAACAAATCCCGAATTTTCTTCTAGCAGCACCAATATTGATCATTTTCATCGTTAATTGTAGAAAATACATCAAGGTCAACtttcctaaaaatgttatcgATATATTCAACTTGGATATTTCTCCTCCAAGAACacatttgatttttgaaaatcctcatatttatgtatttataatTCATGGATTAATTCTATCCATATTTTGTATATTGTTTGTACATATTCAAGTGAGTACACGATTTTTGTGCTCATCCAGCCCCCTTCTATATTGGTTTTCTGCTTATTATATGATGGATGATGACAAATTTTGTGATATGACTgatttcaaaatgttttcaaCAAAGAAAAAGTACATACTTTCATATTACTTGACTTATTTTCTTGTGGGCATAGCATTGTTTTGTAATTTTTTGCCATGGACTTAA
- the LOC123311120 gene encoding ninjurin-A-like produces MSATVSYKHNNPEFEVETVNSTTPLMGDKKNPKPTLATPETDEQDDDREVVNEPYPGVDDGFFDNEKPTDSEVLTKRNNDTNTERREQPEINSKDDDQGKTENPEDENDGTTHQRRHSGSIPHFPRESDFPGHRHHEVDIGTGILLEDIPDLNVYQHKKTLAQGMMDLALFSANANQLRYVMDSFDRHPYYYPSLIFIALSLILQVAIGVLLIWNATYNVKDEKEVCRANKINNYTVIGIFLVTVVNVFVSAFGVADAPSSLNTRITANST; encoded by the exons ATGTCCGCGACAGTCAGCTACAAGCACAACAATCCGGAGTTCGAAGTGGAAACAGTAAATTCTACCACTCCGCTGATGGGGGACAAGAAGAACCCCAAGCCCACCTTGGCCACGCCGGAAACCGACGAACAAGACGACGACAGGGAAGTGGTCAACGAGCCTTATCCCGGTGTGGATGACGGATTTTTCGATAACGAGAAACCAACGGATTCCGAAGTTTTGACCAAGAGAAATAATGATACCAACACTGAACGGAGAGAACAGCCAGAAATCAACTCGAAAGACGACGATCAGGGCAAAACGGAGAACCCAGAGGATGAAAATGATGGCACCACCCACCAGAGGCGGCACTCCGGGTCCATACCCCATTTTCCTAGAGAATCGGATTTCCCCGGACATCGTCATCATGAGGTAGACATCGGAACGGGGATTCTTCTCGAAGATATACCAGATCTTAATGTGTACCAACATAAGAAAACCCTCGCGCAAGGGATGATGGACTTGGCGCTATTCTCAGCTAACGCAAATCAACTCAGATACGTGATGGACAGTTTTGACAGACACCCTTATTATTATCCCAGTTTAATATTCATTGCCCTCAGCCTTATATTGCAG GTTGCTATAGGGGTGCTCCTAATTTGGAACGCCACTTACAACGTGAAAGATGAAAAAGAAGTATGCAGAGCGAACAAAATCAACAACTACACCGTCATTGGAATTTTTCTAGTCACCGTAGTGAACGTCTTCGTTTCAGCTTTTGGAGTCGCAGATGCTCCATCAAGTTTGAATACTCGAATAACTGCCAATTCTACTTGA
- the LOC123311754 gene encoding uncharacterized protein LOC123311754 produces MSLSGSAKLVSKMGFLQSLTVVLILINSLKARTLLGPLTNLKDISKNDSDGASDEANDVSLKEPYVSEESVEDIQSGLFPVKLERPSENNIHLIAHTQQDGNAIHFLPTQQNDPKILEKTIEQAEFEQGKSPERLLSPILIREDSPDQVFALKQDVYSSMKEVQPLLVQETLPSLSKEVESKHLKGIAPEYNQDSFQPLPAIKQEIESLQLSDCIKKLQSFFPNTLTNLGDVLSTHEHDTLPPLPNPMGDIKTEQLETFEKGNLGELHEPLPPTLTQVKLPDQSLMPIKDSPTIPPVPNPDHVLSSQTSDGKVLAEAPLPITEEHFPAPVVPSGPYPAEVSILKEIPVAHVAEPLPPLRNGVFTAKYPTSLEHKVQLPMGSPYITAS; encoded by the exons ATGTCTCTCAGTGGTAGTGCGAAGCTGGTATCAAAAATG GGTTTTTTACAAAGCTTGACTGTCGTCCTCATACTCATCAACAGTTTGAAAGCAAGGACCTTACTTGGACCTCTTACAAATCTAAAAGAtatatctaaaaatgatagtGACGGAGCCAGCGATGAAGCAAATgatgtttcattaaaagaaCCATACGTTTCAGAGGAATCTGTGGAAGATATCCAAAGTGGATTATTTCCGGTGAAACTTGAGAGACCATCCGAAAACAACATCCATCTCATAGCCCATACTCAGCAGGATGGAAATGCCATTCATTTCCTTCCCACACAACAAAATGATCCGAAAATTCTCGAGAAAACAATTGAGCAGGCTGAGTTCGAACAAGGAAAATCACCAGAACGCCTTTTATCTCCGATATTAATAAGAGAAGATTCCCCAGATCAAGTCTTCGCATTAAAACAGGATGTGTATTCTtcgatgaaagaagttcaaccaTTACTGGTACAAGAAACATTACCATCTTTATCCAAGGAAGTTGAATCAAAACACTTGAAAGGAATCGCTCCTGAATATAATCAAGACAGTTTTCAGCCTCTTCCAGCCATCAAGCAGGAGATCGAATCTCTACAATTATCAGATTGTATCAAAAAATTACAAAGTTTCTTCCCCAACACGTTAACCAATCTAGGGGATGTCCTTTCAACGCACGAACACGATACTTTACCACCATTGCCTAATCCAATGGGAGATATAAAAACCGAGCAATTGGAAACGTTTGAAAAGGGCAATCTTGGCGAACTTCATGAGCCTTTACCGCCAACTTTGACCCAAGTGAAACTTCCAGATCAATCTCTCATGCCGATTAAAGATTCACCGACCATTCCTCCGGTACCAAATCCAGATCATGTTCTTTCTTCGCAAACGTCTGATGGCAAAGTTCTTGCAGAAGCTCCTTTGCCCATTACTGAAGAACATTTTCCAGCTCCTGTAGTTCCTTCAGGGCCATATCCTGCCGAAGTTTCTATTTTGAAGGAAATACCTGTTGCTCATGTGGCTGAGCCTCTCCCACCTCTACGAAATGGTGTTTTTACTGCCAAATATCCGACTTCGCTAGAGCACAAAGTACAGTTACCTATGGGTTCTCCGTATATAACTGCTAGTTAA
- the LOC123310862 gene encoding endoplasmic reticulum-Golgi intermediate compartment protein 3: MFKVFEKLRNFDAYPKPLEDARIQTFGGATISVLSIILMLILFFVEFMDYMTPNISEELFVDTSRSPNIQINLDIIVPQVSCDFLALDAMDSSGEQHLEIDHNIYKRRLDLNGQPIDTPKKEDITIKNKNEVAVVNETKCGSCYGAARDSNRCCNTCDEVRAAYREQQWAFPVNPENITQCKDEKIDEKLKEAFKQGCQIYGTIVVNRVSGSFHIAPGKSFSINHVHVHDVQPFSSTEFNTTHKIRHLSFGERIMSETHDPLKDTMGLAEEGATMFQYYIKIVPTQYSNKKGEVINSNQFSVTKHKKVISIMNGESGMPGIFFQYELSPLMVKYTEKERSLGHFLTNVCAIIGGIFTVAGLLDSFFFHTTRLIQRKFELGKLH, encoded by the exons ATGTtcaaagttttcgaaaaattgaggaatttCGACGCATATCCAAAACCTTTAGAAGATGCTCGAATCCAAACCTTTGGGGGTGCAACTA TTTCGGTTCTCAGTATTATACTCATGTTAATTCTATTCTTCGTCGAGTTTATGGACTATATGACACCAAATATATCAGAGGAGTTGTTTGTAGATACATCAAGAAGTCCTAATATACAGATAAATCTTGATATAATTGTCCCACAAGTTTCCTGTGATT TTTTAGCATTAGATGCAATGGATTCATCAGGGGAACAGCATCTTGAAATAGACCATAATATTTACAAGAGACGACTAGATTTGAATGGTCAACCTATTGACACACCAAAAAAAGAAGACATAacaattaagaataaaaatgaa GTAGCAGTAGTGAATGAAACGAAATGTGGTAGTTGTTATGGTGCAGCCCGAGATTCAAACAG GTGCTGCAATACTTGTGATGAGGTTAGGGCTGCATACAGGGAGCAACAATGGGCTTTTCCAGTTAATCCAGAAAATATAACGCAGTGTAAAGATGAAAAAATAGATGAGAAATTGAAGGAGGCCTTCAAGCAAGGATGTCAGATATATGGGACAATTGTTGTCAACAGAGTTAGTGGTAGTTTTCACATAGCACCAGGAAAAAGTTTCAGTATAAATCATGTGCATGTTCATGATGTGCAACCTTTTTCTTCAACAGAATTTAATACTACACATAAAATAAGGCATTTGagttttggagaaagaatcatgAGCGAGACGCATGATCCTTTGAAAGACACAATGGGATTGGCAGAGGAAG GTGCTACCATGTTCCAGTATTATATAAAAATAGTACCAACACAATATTCGAATAAAAAGGGTGAAGTTATTAATTCCAATCAATTCTCAGTTACTAAACACAAAAAAGtgatttcaataatgaatgGTGAGTCGGGAATGCCAgggattttttttcagtatgaacTATCCCCTTTGATGGTGAAATATACAGAAAAAGAGAGATCCCTAGGACATTTTTTAACTAATGTATGTGCTATCATAGGAGGCATTTTCACAGTTGCAGGACTACTTGATTCCTTCTTCTTTCATACTACACGTCTTATACAAAGGAAATTCGAACTTGGAAAATTGCACTGA
- the LOC123310866 gene encoding reactive oxygen species modulator 1, with protein sequence MPAVPGSMYQGQGPSCIDKMKMGFYLGFAVGIASGALFGGFSALRGGLRGRELVNTVGKVMLQGGGSFGTFLAIGSGLRC encoded by the exons ATGCCTGCAGTACCTGGAAGTATGTATCAAGGGCAAGGCCCTTCATGTATTGACAAAATGAAAATGGGATTTTACTTAGGTTTTGCTGTTGGCATAGCAAGCGGTGCACTCTTTGGTGGCTTCTCTGCGCTGAG AGGTGGTCTAAGGGGACGAGAATTAGTAAATACTGTTGGTAAAGTAATGTTGCAAGGAGGAGGTTCCTTCGGAACATTCTTAGCAATTGGTTCTGGATTACGTTGTTAG
- the LOC123310865 gene encoding 5,10-methylenetetrahydrofolate reductase-like isoform X1, translated as MDSTLTTDQKSLTAIFNSKKSMSLEVNSNETIDLDTLPTMLMDFVAISWIGNFEGFSAKNIPAIKLAEELISRKITVLLHIACRNLNKVSAMNILMYIRHIGIRNILALEGESKYVTEKDLSEMDFPYTSHFVEFIKENFENFFTIGVTGYPQKHPRSRDMNQELEFLRLKVSKGADFILTQGCLDKRVLSDFQKMCKNFNISIPIVAGTFLLRSTNQLNTLKKCNVSVENELFRFRDELSQNFEPFFRNLFREIGEMVLDENVEDFAGLHIFSFNDKNYISEVMGEFAYFARRFNKVTSN; from the exons ATGGATTCGACCCTTACAACAGATCAGAAAAGTCTTACcgcaattttcaattcaaaaaaatccatGTCCTTAGAAGTAAATTCAAATGAGACGATTGATTTGGACACATTACCCACAATGCTAATGGATTTCGTCGCAATATCTTGGATAGGTAATTTTGAAGGATTCTCTGCAAAAAATATTCCAGCTATAAAATTAGCCGAAGAACTTATTTCGAGGAAAATAACCGTTCTTCTTCACATTGCCTGTAGAAACTTGAATAAAGTATCAGCTATGAATATTTTGATGTACATAAGACATATTGGTATACGAAATATATTAGCCCTTGAAGGAG AATCAAAATACGTTACGGAGAAAGATCTTTCTGAAATGGACTTCCCTTATACAAGTCATTTTGTTGAATTCATAAaggagaattttgaaaattttttcaccatTGGAGTTACTGGATATCCCCAAAAGCATCCACGTTCACGTGACATGAATCAGGAATTGGAATTTTTGAGATTGAAG GTTTCCAAGGGAGCAGATTTTATTTTAACACAAGGTTGCTTGGATAAAAGAGTCCTATCTGATTTTCAGAAAATGTgtaaaaattttaatatttctatACCTATTGTGGCGGGAACCTTCTTACTAAGGTCTACTAATCAGCTTAATACTCTGAAGAAATGCAACGTTTCAGTGGAGAATGAATTGTTCAGATTCCGTGATGAGTTGTCGCAGAACTTCGAACCTTTCTTCAGAAATCTGTTCAGGGAAATTGGTGAAATGGTTCTTGATGAAAATGTGGAGGATTTTGCTGGATTACACATATTTTCTTTTAATGATAAGAATTATATTTCAGAAGTCATGGGTGAATTCGCCTATTTTGCAAGACGCTTTAATAAAGTTACTTCAAATTAA
- the LOC123310865 gene encoding 5,10-methylenetetrahydrofolate reductase-like isoform X2, producing MDSTLTTDQKSLTAIFNSKKSMSLEVNSNETIDLDTLPTMLMDFVAISWIGNFEGFSAKNIPAIKLAEELISRKITVLLHIACRNLNKVSAMNILMYIRHIGIRNILALEGESKYVTEKDLSEMDFPYTSHFVEFIKENFENFFTIGVTGYPQKHPRSRDMNQELEFLRLKSAVLREVVARLYFG from the exons ATGGATTCGACCCTTACAACAGATCAGAAAAGTCTTACcgcaattttcaattcaaaaaaatccatGTCCTTAGAAGTAAATTCAAATGAGACGATTGATTTGGACACATTACCCACAATGCTAATGGATTTCGTCGCAATATCTTGGATAGGTAATTTTGAAGGATTCTCTGCAAAAAATATTCCAGCTATAAAATTAGCCGAAGAACTTATTTCGAGGAAAATAACCGTTCTTCTTCACATTGCCTGTAGAAACTTGAATAAAGTATCAGCTATGAATATTTTGATGTACATAAGACATATTGGTATACGAAATATATTAGCCCTTGAAGGAG AATCAAAATACGTTACGGAGAAAGATCTTTCTGAAATGGACTTCCCTTATACAAGTCATTTTGTTGAATTCATAAaggagaattttgaaaattttttcaccatTGGAGTTACTGGATATCCCCAAAAGCATCCACGTTCACGTGACATGAATCAGGAATTGGAATTTTTGAGATTGAAG TCAGCTGTTTTACGGGAAGTAGTGGCTAGACTTTATTTTGGATAG
- the LOC123310861 gene encoding cytochrome P450 302a1, mitochondrial, with protein MCFKKKVLRILEPSSNQCRVFSTEIRKPFNSIPGPLSLPAIGTLYQYLPLIGRYKFSKLHINGLKKYKQFGSIVREEIVPGVNTVWLFDPNDIEHLFRNEGVHPKRRSHLALQKYRLDKPHVYNTGGLLPTNGENWWKLRQVFQKGLSGPIAVKNFISGSNEIVDEFLDRLNLMSKCSNIDYLPELSRLYLELICLSVFDVRMDSFSESELSRNSRSTKLLKSALITNDCILKLDNGPQLWRHFTTPLYWKLKKAQTCMEDVAIDMVGIKMHTYQELNYDQPRSLLDIYLRSNELDFKDIIGISCDFLLAGMDTTSYTTSFLLYHLALNKEAQHKLWEESQRLLPNKNNPVTKEVLAEAHYAKACLKETHRLRPISVGVGRILSKPSVFSGYEVPEETIIVTQNQISCRLERYFSHPNDFLPERWLKDHPLHRNTHPFLVLPFGHGKRSCIAKHLAEQNMLILLLKLSRSYEIGWNGSNLDTTSSLINKPNGPILLNFKTRSL; from the exons ATGTGTTTCAAAAAGAAAGTGTTGAGAATTTTAGAACCGAGTTCGAATCAATGTAGGGTATTTAGTACAGAAATCAGAAAACCCTTCAATAGTATTCCAGGTCCACTTTCATTACCCGCCATCGGAACTCTGTATCAATATCTTCCTCTGATTG GAAGATACAAGTTCTCTAAGTTACATATCAATGGATTGAAAAAGTATAAACAATTTGGTAGCATTGTAAGAGAAGAAATAGTACCTGGTGTTAATACAGTATGGTTATTCGATCCCAATGATATTGAACatttattcagaaatgaagGAGTACATCCAAAAAGAAGAAGCCACCTTGCACTTCAGAAATATAGATTAGATAAACCTCATGTTTATAATACAGGAGGATTATTGCCAAC AAATGGTGAAAATTGGTGGAAACTGAGACAAGTATTTCAAAAAGGCTTAAGTGGTCCCATAGCCGTTAAAAACTTCATTTCTGGTAGTAACGAAATAGTTGATGAATTTTTGGATAGACTCAATCTCATGAGCAAATGTTCAAATATAGACTACTTACCAGAGTTGTCAAGGTTATATCTTGAAT tGATATGTCTCTCTGTATTTGATGTCCGGATGGATAGTTTCTCTGAGAGTGAATTGAGCAGAAATTCTAGATCTACAAAGTTACTGAAATCAGCTCTAATCACCAATGATTGTATTTTAAAGTTGGACAATGGACCTCAGTTATGGAGACACTTTACAACTCCATTGTATTGGAAATTGAAGAAGGCTCAGACCTGCATGGAAGA CGTTGCTATCGATATGGTAGGAATAAAGATGCATACCTATCAAGAACTGAATTATGATCAACCAAGGTCTTTGCTGGATATTTATCTCCGATCAAATGAACTAGACTTCAAGGATATTATTGGAATAAGCTGTGATTTTCTTCTAGCAGGGATGGATACT ACCTCTTATACTACCTCTTTTCTTCTatatcatttagcattgaataAAGAAGCACAACATAAATTGTGGGAAGAATCTCAAAGGTTGCTACCAAACAAGAACAATCCTGTAACAAAAGAAGTGTTGGCAGAGGCCCACTATGCTAAAGCTTGCCTTAAGGAAACACATAGATTGAGACCAATTTCAGTGGGCGTAGGGAGAATCTTAAGCAAACCATCTGTTTTTTCAGGTTATGAAGTACCTGAAGAG acaaTTATTGTTACCCAGAACCAGATTTCCTGCCGGTTGGAAAGGTATTTTTCCCATCCAAATGACTTTTTACCAGAAAGGTGGTTGAAGGATCATCCACTTCATAGAAATACACATCCATTTTTGGTATTACCATTCGGACATGGTAAAAGATCTTGTATTGCCAAACACTTGGCTGAACAAAATATGCTTATTCTTTTGTTGAAG TTGTCCAGAAGTTATGAAATTGGGTGGAATGGCTCTAATTTGGATACAACTTCTTCCCTGATTAATAAACCCAATGGGCCAATTTTATTGAACTTCAAGACTCGATCCTTATAA